GTCACGAATCATGGTCACCCAGGCAAAGCTCTTGAGCACACTCACCGTACGCAGCATATCGAGATCCTCGGCACCTTCACGGACAAACGTCACCTTTTTCCAATCTCCGTTATCAATAACCCCCAGGCTAGCGACAAAAAGACTGACCCAGTAAGCCTTGACCTCACGGCGGGTACGTGAGTAATCATGCTCGCAGAACGGCATCTTTTCATTCCAGATGCGCAGGAACGAAGCGAGAACTTCTTCGACTTTTTTGCCAATCGCTTCCCTTGTCCATCCGTTCCAGAACAGATCCTCCAGCGTCGTAATCTTATCCACAATCAATCGATTGATATGCGGATCTTGCAGGAAATGCTCGTGTACTTCGATTTTGCCTGCTTTGATGCCATCTTCCAGATCATGTGCGGAATACGCAATATCGTCGCAGAGGTCCATCAGCTGTGCTTCAAGCGTCTTTTTGCCAGCAGGAATGTCCCAACGATTGCGAATCTCGCGGATATACTGCCATTCATGATGGTACATGCCTTTCTTGCTCTCCGTGCCGGGATACGGATACTTGTTGATGCCGAGCAGCACCGCATCCGACAGGTTCAGCCCATCGATATCTTCCCGTTTTTCCAGAAACATAATGAGACGGAAGTTATGCGCGTTGCCTTCAAAATGCTCGTACTTCCGCTTGAGCTCTGCACGAATCTCCGCTTCCGGTTGAGGTGATTTGGCCCCGCGATTTTTCTTCATGATTTTCTTGACCTCTGTGTTAATGAGACCATCGAGGATGCCATCCAGCACTTCTTCACCTTTATGCCCAAAAGGCGGGT
Above is a window of Paenibacillus sp. E222 DNA encoding:
- a CDS encoding deoxyguanosinetriphosphate triphosphohydrolase family protein is translated as MQWNDLREHRQYPELTKLDGARAAYERDYSRLIHSPTFRRLQGKSQVFGAGTGDYYRTRLTHSLEVAQIAREAARSLLRRYPEVELNQADSPGLIIDSEVVECAAIAHDFGHPPFGHKGEEVLDGILDGLINTEVKKIMKKNRGAKSPQPEAEIRAELKRKYEHFEGNAHNFRLIMFLEKREDIDGLNLSDAVLLGINKYPYPGTESKKGMYHHEWQYIREIRNRWDIPAGKKTLEAQLMDLCDDIAYSAHDLEDGIKAGKIEVHEHFLQDPHINRLIVDKITTLEDLFWNGWTREAIGKKVEEVLASFLRIWNEKMPFCEHDYSRTRREVKAYWVSLFVASLGVIDNGDWKKVTFVREGAEDLDMLRTVSVLKSFAWVTMIRDLRVQRLQKRSEWMIKRLWDAFLDPETSKSIIPSDWLQRYEKDQAKANPIWTWEHMVIDYIAGMTDAFAEKIYNELYGLKVGSIYDLD